In Lolium rigidum isolate FL_2022 chromosome 3, APGP_CSIRO_Lrig_0.1, whole genome shotgun sequence, the genomic window tatatattttctacaatttattttgtatttttatagtgaatttacaagaaaaagtactgtaggggggcgcgacccaaacctgccgcgttgggcgcagggcgcgacccaaacggacgcgcggacgcagggctccgtccgcgcgtccgctcggccacccaaacggtccaaaacggacggcccagcgcatcTGTtttggtcgcccggttggagatgccctaaggctcACGTAAATCGATCGAGTACAAGCAGGACCGGCCCATAGGACGGAGCAGAGGGGTGCTCGCTCCGGACCCTCAACAGTTAGGATCTTAGTTCAAGATTTGTTTTACACTTACTATACTTGTATTTATACTCTTTAGGCAGTAGAGTTTAGAATAATTGTAGAAAACATAGAAGGTTGAAGTTGTAGCTTAACGTGCCTATACTCCGACTCCTTCTCTAATGTGCAGAACAACACGAACCCTCATAATTTTTTCTCTGATTATTTCTATTTCTCGCAAACAATACACATGTACACAAGTAACTATTGGTAGAAATAATAATCATGGTATATAGTTCGTGCGATCAATAGAAATAAATAGTTTCAAAGATCTTCAGCAATATTCTTGAAACCATGAatctttcaaatgtaaatattatttagtttgttaTTGCATTACCCTAATATTTATCTTGCTAAATAATATTCTTTTTAGTTTTTGTATGTCTAACCAAGTCGTGAAGCTTGAGTGAGATTGTTAAGGGACCTAGAAAACTAATCATGCTTAAACTTTAAGTGAGATATATAAATTTAATATAAATGAATATCTTTAAGGAATTTTTCATAgtggggggccatggccccctaccCTAGAAAAGCTTATCCACTATGAAAAGGGGTTCTTGGTGTCGTTTCGCCCTAGGGCCTCCAAAATCTATGGATCGGCCCTGAGTACAAAGCGATGACAACTAGCTAGCTCACTACATTCAGTGAAATGATCCAGTACAGTTGCGTATAATGCATAGACACAACAACACATACAACACAAGTACAGTGAAGGGCGGGTGAGTACAGCTCAATGAATATCCAAGTACAAGTACAACTGTATATACATGAGCGTGTACAAGTACAGTCGTACACGCGAGTACAATCGCGCACACGAGCAAATACAGGTATAGTAGCGCACACGAGCAAATACATGTATAAAAATACAGTTGCGCACACGAGCAATTACATGCACAGAAGTACAGTCATACACATGAGAAAATACATGTACATTTCGCCCACACGAGCAAGGAAAGGTACACTTATGTACACGAGCAAGTACAGTTAACGAGTAAAAGAAAAaactgcaccaaatacactaaaaacagaagtacttatcagttgaggcacgagtacagttagatacACACCACAAGTACAACCATATTAGTATTGGAAGTACGGAAAAAGTATCTTAAAACCTATCAACATTGAATCTAGTTTTTAAAGATATTGACGCGAGGATTTGAAAAGTGAAAACGGATCGTAAGTACAAACTTACGATTCTCAAAATTTTCATTTTGAATAAAACGAATCTAAAAACTAAAAGAAAAGGCTGACAAAACCCAGCCcatgtcttctctctcctccctcatcccACCTTGCTCCCCCTTGCAACACATGGCGAGCAGGGATACCACTTCCCCATAAGCGGACCCAGAAATTTTTTGAAGCCTGGGCAAATAAGCTTAGTGTGCTAATTTTGTATCAAATACATGTAAAATAGGAACGAAAATAAGCCTGTCGGCCGGCCGGAAGCCTGGGCGGCCGCCCGGGCTGGAGGGATGCTAGGTCCGCCTATGCACTTCCCAGGAATTTTCTAGCACCACAGCGCTCCACTTACCGAgtgcggagcgagttgtcttcccttcaCGGAGGTCGGCCGTTTTCTAACGATTTCGAACTCCACCTCCCTTTGAATTTCTTCAAATTCATATTTTGTACGAGTAGATTTGTTCGAGTAGTTGCTTTTGTAGCTGGCAGGAGGGTGATTTACTCGTTCTTTTGGAAGTTTATTGTTGATGATGGCTACGTGATGGCCGCTGAGTCATCCGGCAAATgcattcttcatcaccgatccgtcagaCTTGCCTCTCTGACTCTCTCtaggagcatctccaccggggagCCCAATAACGCACCCGATAGCGATTTGTAGGCCAGCTGTTAAATTGGCTCACCCTGGCGCACTTAATAAAACGTCGACACCGTTTTGAGCCCAATAAAACCGCCGACAATCCCGTGTTGGCCCCTTCACGCGGGGCGCCGAACGGGTGCGCCGACCGCGGGCCATCCATGTCAGCGACTCAACGGGTGGCGCCTTTGTAAAGGAGACGCCTCGTATGCTTTGCCGCCGGTTGCCGATGAAGTTATTTTTGGGAGATTCTTTGGGGTTGCTGGTGTGTGCAACTGCTCCCCAAATTGGGGAGCACTTGCCGGCGACCCCCATAGCAGGCTGCCGGCGCCCCTGCAGGCGTTTATTTGGGGAGCgtcagtggagatgctctaagttggaCAAGAGTGAGTGAATAGAAGTATTTTGCTTTTGTCAGAAAACATAGAATTGCTGGCATATTGCACTTTGTTCTTGTTATTCTTGAATAAATGAATTGTGTTTAATTTTTTGTGTCCTTAATATTGTACACAATAAATCAATATTTTTGTAGAtatcttcaaaaaaaaattgtagatAGTGGGTGTTACCAACTGAGAGAGAACTTGACCATGTATATAAGGAAGGGCATGTACAACCCAGCCGCTTATTATCGGTGACGCTGCAGTCCTAATCCTGATCATTTTGGCTTATTCCTGGTCGTTGGACCCTAGATCATAGATGACCGCTACCTGCCCAGCTGGTTTTACGAACAAAGAATACTCCTACCATCTAGCGGGCTGTTTTTTTTACTGCTGCTGTACATGTCCTAGGAGGCAggcctgagggcatctccaaccggctgacccaaacagacgcgctgggccatccgttttaggccgtttgggtggccaagcggacacccggacagcggcccgcgtccgcgtgtccgtttgggtcgcacggtgcgcccaacgcgcggtcgcaccgcatatgtaataaaaaaacataaatgaaaatgaaaaataaaaacaacaaaaaataaatttaaactactggttagttaaacttagctctattttgggcaatttttacacaaaagaaagccctatatgggctttaaactaaaaaaaaaaccctagacagggtttgcgagcacacggtggccgccggcagtactacccccagtagtactcgtcgtcgtcagcgtcgatgacgacgacgccccctaatacgtctccgacgtatcgataatttcttatgttccatgccacattattgatgatatctacatgttttatgcacactttatgtcatatttatgcattttctggaactaacctattaacaagatgccgaagtgtcgattgcttgttttctgctgtttttggtttcagaaatcctagtaaggaaatattctcggaattggacgaaatcaacgctcagggtcctattttgccacaaagcttccagaagaccgaagagtcaacgaagtggggtcaCGAGGTGACCAGGAgggtaggcggcgcggcctgatgacccacaagtatagggggtgtatcgtagtattttcgataagtaagaatgttgaTCNNNNNNNNNNNNNNNNNNNNNNNNNNNNNNNNNNNNNNNNNNNNNNNNNNNNNNNNNNNNNNNNNNNNNNNNNNNNNNNNNNNNNNNNNNNNNNNNNNNNCTGGTGATAACAGTTTTGTAATAGAGTAATACAGCCAACAGTTTTTTTggagttttgccctcccaccaaaatacataaTACGGCCAGATGCCATCATACTGGTTCGTTTCTCATCTTCTCCTCACCCGGCTCCTTCCTGCTCCCCCGTCTCCTGCCTACCGCGTGAAAAACTCCCTCCTGCGCATGTGTGCTGCGCCACACCGACTTGGCCCTCCACCGTCGAAGCAGCCGCGCTGTCCCCCGCTTCGCGCGCAACTCGACGAACGAGCACGCGCTGCTAGAACTGCATCACGCGGCGTTGCGCCGGCCACGCAGTTAGCTACAGCCGGGCATCGCCCTCATGAGCTCCGGCGAACCCGCGCCAAGGATCCCCAAGCCAAGAACCGCACATTTGCCCCGGTCGCCCTGCTAGCTGTCGCAAGCTCCAGCATTCCGCCTTCGTACGGCACCACTTGCGCCCGTGGCTAGCTGTTGCACCAGGGTTGCCAACGCCGCGGCAAAGAGCAGATGTTTGCGGGTAAGGAAGAGAGGAGGGGCTCGTGGTGAGGGAGAATGCAGAGACGGGTCGATTTCGACAAATTTGACCTTTTTCAAAAGTTCAGCACGATTTGACctctttttgaaaaatattcaaaatctgGCCATTTTTAGTAGCGCCTTTTCCCAGGGCGCTACCCTCTTCTCCGTATCTAGATCTACAATACCAAGCTCAAACTATACATGGCAATATTGACAACAAAATCATAATCAAATACCATAACTCTAACTAGCAAAATAGGCCAATCTAGAGGGTAATAAAACTATCAAACTAAAACAAAATCCACAAGACCACACAAATTTCGAAATCTGTGAAGATCTAGGGTTTCATCAGTACTACCAAAAAAATTGGGTCTAATGAGACAAGATTTTCGAATAAATTtggtgggatcgaaagaaaatacCTAAGAGAGGGATGGAGACCAAATCCCACGGAGAAATCTTCAGATCTGAGGGATTTGGGGAGGAATTTAAGAGGGAAGAGAGAGGGGGACGCGCCATGGTTTTTTCTTGTTCGGGTGTGAAGGGTAAGTGGTGGATGGACGGGACGGGGGCGGCCCACGCAACTTAACATATTTCAAAGGGTAGCGCCCTTGCGAGGGGAGCATTCCGCCATCTAACCGAACTTTGTTGGTCACGACCTGAATCATCTACTGAGTTGCTTTATAATTTTACAGATCACTCTtcgacaaaaaaaaattgaattctaATTGTCCGGGTGCTATGTTTTGTGTTTGGTCCTGGTCTCACCTGACTGACAACTCAGACGTAAACCCATGATTTACTTTCGAGTGATTCTTTTGCTTAGTTGGCTGTATTTTGGAATTTTCTATTTAATCCTAGGATATTAATTGTGATCTATCATTTCAAAAGATTTTTGTACCAATATATTTCAGTTTTGGCATCGCACAATTATTATCTATATAGATTTGTTTATATCTTGTGATAATGTAAATCAATCATTGGTAATGcataagcatattttcacggcaacATGCGGGCAAGTTTAAAGTAacttttaagagcatctccagtcgcgtccctcaaaaagcgtccggcacaaatgatttgagggacgtttgggaccgcgccggacaaaaagagacaaaaaatctgtaaaaaaagagtccctttccagccgcgtccctcaaacagcgtccggatgcatgcattttaatagaggggaccacctcatgtgggaaaagtaggtgagagaaaatatggggaaagagactagcatgtggggaaagaggctgcatgcatgcatgtgggcgctcattttgtgtccggcgtccccggtagagactccatCATGGAGTCTCTacaggggacgccggacacaaaatgaggcgctatttagctttgggggacgcgactgggacgcgattttccccatttcttgtccgccgtcccccaaacgccgtttgtgggacgcgactggagatgctctaagctctcTTGTGAATTGTGATGAAGTAAATCAATCCTTCGTAATGCATAGCATGTTTTCACGGCAACATGCGGGCATGTTTAAAGTAACTTTTAAGCTCCTCATCCATGGCTTTTTAAATCATGTTCATCATGAATAGAAGAACACCAATATATTTCAGTTTTGGCATCGCACAATATATAGATTTGTTTATACCTTGTGATAAAGTAAATCAATCCTTCGTAATGcatagcatattttcacggcaacATGCGGGCATGTTTAAAGTAACTTTTAAGCTCCTCATCCATGTAAACAATTTTTTCGATGGCACAAGCAGGAGAAGTGTCATCCTGCAAGGCActggcacttttgctagtctacAATAAAGGTGTAAACACATCAAGATCCTTGAATAGGCAGAAATAGAACATAGAATCACATGCAAAATATCCAAAGACACTCATAGCATAAGATTCGATAGCAGATCATGCGAATAAGTATATCAGGTATCAAACAACAAGGTGTCCAACGAGGGCAAAAcaaaaacttagaaactagcacttggcAACGATCAGAAGAGCTCAtcacttcttctcctccttctctgcCTCGGCAGCCTTCTTCAGACGGGCCCCAAGCTGGCGCTGGTTCATCCTCTCGACACGGAGCTTGCCGTAGGCCTTGAATGCCTTCATCTCCTCTGTCACCTTGACAACCTCCACAGAGCGCTTCTCGCCACGAGCAATGGGCATGTAGTCGCCCTGGACCTGGGTGGCGTTGGCAAGCTCCTCTGGGGTAGAATCACCAGCCTGAGACAAAGGAATGTGATCAGAAGGTGCAGCAACACAAAACAATATCACCAGAAGAAAAATACAGAGAAACAGAGTAAGAAAAACAGAAGGCATACCTTGACCTTGCGAGCACGCCTTGGGAAGATAACAAGCTTGGCCTTGTAGGTTTTCAGCCTCTGGACATTGGTCTGCAGACCCTCAAGTGACCTGTTCTTGCGGCGGTGGTCCACAGAGATGCCAATTGTGGGAGCCAGCTTCTTCGGGATGCCAGCAGCCTACAGTTGCAGCATAAACATGTCAGCAGAGATAAATGATATTGCAAAATACATGCACAACCATGGTTGTTCATCAACAGATAACCTCATTCCCAAGATACATATTTTAAAATCTAGCACCGTACATATTAAGCATTAGGCATCTTTCTCTCATAGAAAGGTAAGAACAATGCATAGCTAACAGCACAATTAGACAGTTTGTTACTATATGAAAATTTAATGGCATACAAACATACATAAGTCTGAAACAAGTAAAAGCCAATCAGCTCTGTCAGAAATGGACTAATAGGTGCATTTGATATTATCTTATTAAAGCAAGATAGCTTTTGAAAGTTGTACATGTACGCAGGCAATTCAAATGGAAAGGGAAATGAAGAAACGAATTATCACCTTGAGCTCCTCAAGAGTAAATCCCCTGCCAGCCCTGGCCTTCATGTTGTACTTGAGAGTCTGGCATTGCACAATGGGGCGAAGAGGTCCAGATGTTGGGCGTGGGAAGATCTTCACAGCCTTCTTTTGGCGAGCTGTTCACAAAACATGTTAAGAAGATGGTTCCTAATTGAATCAAAGTGGTAAACGACAAGTAAATCAGTGAACGCAACTAGTCAAACGCAGCAATAAATCAGACGCATTTTTATACAATCAGATGTAGGTCTAGTACCTATGGTTCATAAATGATTTGCCAGTAGTAAATAGATTAACTAAACCTGTCACCAGACAGAAGTTCTTTGGGAATCTAGAGCACTGTCTAATTCAAACGAACAGACCCGAACAACAAAACTTGTAACCAACTCGAACATCTACCATAATCGCAGGGAACTTCACTTCCTAGATCACAGATGTTGCCGACGTACAAGGCAGCTAAGATTCTTGcaagacaaacaaacaaaaaagagaCAGGATCTGGTGGGTTGCTCACCGATGCGGCGCCTCTGCTTGCGGGCCGGCTGGTTGAACCACGTCTTGACATGCCTCTGCCAGTCCTTCTTGACGTTGCCGCTGGAGATGACGTTGTTGTGCTTCACCAtctcggcctcctctccttcttaCCTGGAACCGCACACGAATCGATTCAATCAGACGACAGCAAGAACGCGATCCAAAACTAGAGAGGAGCACGGGCGGCTCAGAGCAAAGATGAAGAACCCGCGGCGAGTCGAATCGAAAGTGCGAGAAATTAAATCGACGGGATGGAGCGGGGTGGAAGAAGCGGGGAGGACgaacctggggcggcggcggcgcgggagaggGCTAGGGTTTTGCGGGGAGTGAAGTGGCGGCGCGAGAGGTGGGAGACGATGAGGGACTTTATAGTGCTAGAATTGCTAGGGTTTTCATCCCTGCGGATGCGAGGCTGGTCCATTTGTCAGTTATCGGCCCATGGGCTTTGTTAAAAGAATGTGTGGGCTTGCGCCTTGCAGTTCCGTGGAAAAGAACGACTGGGCTTGTCAGTCTGGGTTCGGAAGAGCACGTAGACCGGCTTTCAGTTTTGCTTATTTACTGGTGCAAAGATCAAGCCAtcgagagcaaggttttcttgctcttttccttaccagggtaccgtaagggactggaaggtttttaatgaggcggcttgctagctcAATATAttgtgttttcaaaaaaaaaaaaaaaactaggttttcttgtcgccctcaaacaaacaaacaaatactAAGTTTTCTTGTCAGCAGTACAGTATCACATGTATCCTGATATCACAATATCATgaaattttatttaaaaaaactaTATATTCATAATATACCTAAAATAAACTTAAATTTAGCTTGTTATTTGAATTTTGAGCATGTTATATGTCTTTTATATTGTTTGATCATGTAAACGATGTAGTTTGAATTGCTAGGGTTTTCCTCCTTGCGAATGCGAGGCCGAGATTCTGGTCCATTTGGCACATGGGCTATAAGTGCGGGCTTTGGGGCTTCGTTAAAAGAATGTGTGGGCTTGCCCTTCTGTGGAAAAGAGCGACTGGGCTTGTGAGTCTGGGTTCGGAACATCACGTAGACAAGTCCAATTTActatcctctccctctctctctcctcctacAATTCATCAGAGCTATACATCCCCTCAAAAAAATGAGAGGCTATACATAGCTATCAATGGAGTTTCTGCTAACGCTGGCGGATCCCAAGAGATGACCTTGTTTTTAAACGAAGCGGTTTTGCCCTGCTGCTCTatctcccaggcggcggcggcagatccCATCTTCACCGGTGTGAGAGTTGCGCCCCTCTCTCTCCGCTTGTCGCTCCGGCGGCAAGAGGGGAGGGGACCTCGTTCTTCCATTATGTAGCGAGGGCTTGTCTGttgtggtgcgtcgttggggtggtgggagcggcaccCGGACAAATAAATCTGCCTCATCTCCACTCCCACACGGCGACGACCTTCACGGCgacgtctcggagttgttggcaaagTGTGCTTGTCGATTTTTTGGGTCGctagcttggtcttctcgccgttcttcagatctgaCGAGATCTGTTTGTCGAAGTGTCGCCGACGTTTGTCGTTATCCACGATGGCATTGGGGGTCAGGGCGAGGTGGATGCTCTAGAGCAAGGATGTTGGTCAGGAGGTGGTGGATTTGATGTTCTTCCTTGACTTCGTTGAAGGGATACAGCGGATCTTGATCCAAGATAGCACGGGGACGTCCTCCCGTCAACATGCCACatcgacatgtgcctcgctgcttgcagAGAGCTTGTTCATCGACTCGCAAAGCCTCATTGGCGATGATGCTCTTTTGGATctggcaatggtggaggctcggcgtctcttccAACGCTCGTCTAGGCGGTGTTGGAGTTTGGCGGCGGCCGCTGGCTTCGGCGAgtgcaggaaaccctagggatAGTTTTGTATTTTTCTAtcctttaggatttttctacaaaAATTTTTAGGACAACTGTTTTCTCCTGATCTATCTAGTAGCTTTcacgtttgactttctaaaaaaaaataggaCGTAAgctttaggatggaggtagtaacttGTTTTTCTATTAAGAGAATTTGGCTAGAGGAAAATTGAAGAAAAACGATCAGAGTCATTGTTCTAGTGTCACACGTGGCCAGAGCTCCATGAAATCCCAGATAACCGAACAGTTTTGGAAGAACTTAAACGGAGGCCCAGCTAGGCGTAACCCCTTATTTGCAAACACTCGGAATTCATATCTAAACttataaaaattgaaaaaaaataagaGACAACTAATGAGTATAATACAATGTTGTAAAATCTCAATATAAATTACTTCATTTTCTAGACTACACAAAAGTAACAAAATGCAAAAAAATTATAGTGAACAGTGCACATTACAAGACTATAAAATTTATTAGATTATCAATTGCGCGTAACCTATAATACAAATTAGTTTGCATTGAGAATTTTTACACCATTATAGCATATACCATTCGCTACCTCTAGAATTTTGcttcaatttaaaaaaaaattaaaatacaaaTTTTAAATATTTGAAAATAAAGACGTACATGTAAAGGCCACACTCAACAGTTTTTCTGCTATTTGCGCTGGACTTTCTCCACTCACTCCTTGTTAGAAACACGCGCTTCGCTTGGGTTTCTGGAAAGTGGCAAATAAGAAAACGCAGGCCCATCAATACTATGGGCTTAATCTCTGTTTACAATACCGCCACACAAAAGGAAAAATAACGACGGGTACATCTCCGTCTTCGATGCCACCTCTGTCTCCGGTTACCATCTGATGTCTCAAGATTCGATCTACTCGCCTATATAGCTTGTTCTCCTTCCTTCTGATTCCCTCTAGAGATTGATGCGCTTTTCTTTCGACACTATCAACAATCCGTCGCCGTCTCCCTCTCCGTCAGGGCGATTCTTTCTTTTCCGGCCGGCGATCTTCCTCCTGGTAATCACTAATTAGATGAAGGCCTTTGAGGCAGTGTCTACGTCTACGTGCACCCCCGACATGGaccaagtcacacatgtgttcgaTATCTTTGGTTACAGCAAGTACAGGGGTATGGGCAACGACAACAGCAGCCACATACGGTCCGGGATCTTTGCTGTTGGCGGCCACGATTGGGCCATCCGCTTCTACCCTGATGGCAGCGGCAAAGAATCCAAAGATTACATCTCCGTTTTCCTCCAGCTTTTGGGCGAGGCTGCTCAAGTCCTGGCGTCCTGCGACCTCAGGCTGGTCGACCAGCACACCGGATTATCGTCTTCTGTGCATAAAACCGGACCTAGGATTTTCAACTCCGATGATAGTTCCATCGCGTTTGCTCCACAGCATGCTCAGTTCAAAAGGCGAAGCGAGATCGAGAATTCCAGATACCTCAGGGATGATCGCCTCACGATTGAATGCATCGTCACCGTTGTTAAAAAGCCACATGTAACCCAAACCAGATCCTTCCCCAAGATCAGCATTCCGCAATCCGACATGGCTGATCACGTTGGCAGGCTTCTGGAAGGAAAGGATGGGTTTGATCTCAGCCTCAGCGTCGGAGGAGAGACTTTCCAAGGGCATAGGTTAGTTCTCGCCATGCGGTCGCCTGTGTTTAGAGCGGAGCTCTACGGGCCAATGAGGGAGGCGACGACGACGGGGCAACGCGTAACCATCCAAGACATGCAGCCTGCCGTTTTCAGGGCCATGCTCCACTACATCTACACTGATTCTTTACCCGCCAAAGATCTCGAGGGAGACGACAACACCGAGATGATCCGGTTGCTGCTGGTAGCTGCGGATAGGTACGCCATGGAGAGGCTCAAGCTGGTCTGCCAAAGCATCCTCTGCGAGGATCTGAACGAGGACACAGTGGCAACCACGCTGGCTTTAGCCGACCAACATAGCTGCGATGAGCTTAAGAGTGCTTGCCTTCAGTTTATCGAGATATCGATGCCATGGACGATGGACGCCGTAGTGGCATCCCAGGGCTTCCAGGATCTCATGGCGACTTGCCCATATCTCGCAGTGGAAGCACTTGAGAAGAGAAGAAAGTCCCTGGATAGCCATATATAGCCTCTCATGAGCGGCTGCAGTGGTAGACTTGCTACACTATATAAATTGCTTGTCAGCATTCTGCTACTAGTAtaaatgtatctagaactaaaataaatCTAGATATATTTATATTAGTTGCAACTAATATGTATAGGAGGGAATAGGTTTAGTTCTCAAGTGATAGTATGGCATGAAAATCAACCCGTACAAAACTGAACCTATAGATATGTTTGGTTCAGTCTTGAATTTTGTATATATCACGCTTGTCTACAACTACTTCGGTATGACACTTGCCCTCACTCTTGTGCAGACCTTTCCTTCTTGTGTGCAACAACCTGTGTTGAACATCTAACACCCAGATGGTCCACATATTAACATGTTGTTTTTGTTAGAATACGTATACATAAATAGATAGACTAGGACTAGATTTTCTCCGTG contains:
- the LOC124697762 gene encoding BTB/POZ and MATH domain-containing protein 1-like, which translates into the protein MKAFEAVSTSTCTPDMDQVTHVFDIFGYSKYRGMGNDNSSHIRSGIFAVGGHDWAIRFYPDGSGKESKDYISVFLQLLGEAAQVLASCDLRLVDQHTGLSSSVHKTGPRIFNSDDSSIAFAPQHAQFKRRSEIENSRYLRDDRLTIECIVTVVKKPHVTQTRSFPKISIPQSDMADHVGRLLEGKDGFDLSLSVGGETFQGHRLVLAMRSPVFRAELYGPMREATTTGQRVTIQDMQPAVFRAMLHYIYTDSLPAKDLEGDDNTEMIRLLLVAADRYAMERLKLVCQSILCEDLNEDTVATTLALADQHSCDELKSACLQFIEISMPWTMDAVVASQGFQDLMATCPYLAVEALEKRRKSLDSHI
- the LOC124704614 gene encoding 60S ribosomal protein L13-1-like, translated to MVKHNNVISSGNVKKDWQRHVKTWFNQPARKQRRRIARQKKAVKIFPRPTSGPLRPIVQCQTLKYNMKARAGRGFTLEELKAAGIPKKLAPTIGISVDHRRKNRSLEGLQTNVQRLKTYKAKLVIFPRRARKVKAGDSTPEELANATQVQGDYMPIARGEKRSVEVVKVTEEMKAFKAYGKLRVERMNQRQLGARLKKAAEAEKEEKK